One genomic window of Struthio camelus isolate bStrCam1 chromosome 1, bStrCam1.hap1, whole genome shotgun sequence includes the following:
- the AICDA gene encoding single-stranded DNA cytosine deaminase, whose product MDSLLMKRKNFLYNFKNLRWAKGRRETYLCYVVKRRDSATSCSLDFGYLRNQMGCHVEVLFLRYISAWDLDPGRCYRITWFTSWSPCYDCARHVADFLRAYPNLTLRIFTARLYFCEDRKAEPEGLRRLHRAGAQIAIMTFKDYFYCWNTFVENREKTFKAWEGLHENSVRLSRQLRRILLPLYEVDDLRDAFKTLGL is encoded by the exons ATGGACAG CCTCCTgatgaagaggaaaaacttcctctACAACTTCAAGAACCTGCGCTGGGCCAAGGGCCGGCGTGAGACTTACCTCTGCTATGTTGTGAAGCGCCGTGACAGTGCCACTTCTTGCTCCCTGGACTTTGGATACCTGCGCAATCAG ATGGGCTGCCATGTAGAGGTGCTCTTCCTGCGCTACATCTCAGCCTGGGACCTGGACCCAGGCCGCTGCTACCGTATCACATGGTTCACCTCATGGAGCCCCTGTTACGACTGCGCCCGACACGTGGCTGACTTCTTGCGGGCCTATCCCAACTTGACCCTGCGCATCTTCACTGCCCGCCTCTACTTCTGCGAGGATCGCAAGGCAGAGCCTGAGGGGCTGAGGcgcctgcacagggctggggcccAAATTGCCATCATGACCTTCAAAG ATTACTTCTACTGCTGGAACACATTTGTGGAGAACAGGGAAAAGACCTTCAAAGCCTGGGAGGGGCTGCATGAAAACTCTGTCCGTTTGTCCAGACAACTCCGACGGATCCTCTTG CCACTGTATGAAGTAGATGATTTACGAGATGCCTTTAAAACCCTGGGACTTTGA